A single window of Herpetosiphon gulosus DNA harbors:
- a CDS encoding DnaJ family domain-containing protein → MSDNPFLDRFREQSRTSGKIKPQVPASDPNADSEKPKKSPSLTAQRAGSIAEQRIQAAMEDGMFDNLPGEGQPIDLNDDMYIPAELRMAFRVMKGSQQGAPWVALQHDYNNHINRYQIWLRNNRETWAITSFNQQARLRQELQVWVRDLNTIIHQLNAMVPNDSLRVGLVVYERELRALESAL, encoded by the coding sequence ATGAGCGATAATCCATTTCTTGACCGATTTCGTGAGCAAAGCCGCACTTCAGGCAAAATTAAGCCACAAGTACCCGCTTCCGACCCCAACGCCGACAGCGAAAAACCGAAAAAAAGCCCATCACTCACGGCTCAACGCGCAGGATCAATTGCTGAGCAGCGGATTCAGGCGGCTATGGAAGATGGTATGTTTGATAATTTGCCAGGCGAAGGCCAACCAATCGATTTAAATGATGATATGTATATTCCTGCTGAGCTGCGCATGGCCTTTCGGGTGATGAAAGGCAGCCAACAAGGTGCGCCATGGGTTGCCTTGCAACACGATTATAATAACCACATCAATCGCTATCAGATTTGGTTGCGCAATAATCGTGAGACATGGGCCATTACCAGCTTTAACCAACAAGCACGGTTGCGCCAAGAGTTGCAGGTTTGGGTGCGTGATTTGAATACTATCATTCATCAACTTAATGCCATGGTGCCAAACGACAGCCTACGGGTTGGCTTAGTGGTTTATGAGCGCGAATTGCGAGCCTTAGAAAGCGCCTTATAA
- a CDS encoding E3 ubiquitin ligase family protein, protein MVFFGIVLLIAAVICFFFARSQSNKLADLNATDTYTTQMLHDLHKNVVETLGAEALAEPCEIEGQVSCDNPLVAPISGQTCIAYRFSLTREYSEVVHDTDSEGRKRTRTQTGSETIKSEEECAYFWINDNFGKAWVDPTDAEIDYEAGQNILLPSPDKASILHFGDFEFAAPASNNGARRTTGYRAQEELFTDDGRAYILGCVTDDEGEPTIAYNEKKLKRMIISRKTERELANSAAGWSRNLYYGAAGSAVAGIIFTIWGLL, encoded by the coding sequence ATGGTGTTCTTTGGGATCGTCTTGCTGATCGCGGCTGTCATCTGCTTCTTCTTTGCCCGCAGTCAATCCAACAAATTGGCCGATCTGAATGCTACCGACACCTATACAACTCAAATGTTGCATGATTTGCACAAAAACGTTGTAGAAACGCTCGGGGCCGAGGCGCTGGCCGAACCCTGCGAAATTGAAGGACAAGTTAGTTGCGATAATCCATTGGTCGCCCCGATTTCTGGTCAAACCTGTATTGCCTACCGTTTTTCTTTAACTCGTGAATATAGCGAAGTCGTGCATGATACCGATAGCGAAGGTCGCAAACGCACCCGTACCCAAACTGGCAGCGAAACGATTAAATCCGAGGAAGAGTGTGCCTATTTCTGGATCAACGATAATTTTGGCAAGGCTTGGGTTGACCCAACTGATGCTGAGATCGATTATGAAGCGGGCCAAAATATTCTGTTGCCTTCGCCAGATAAGGCCTCAATTCTGCATTTTGGCGATTTTGAATTTGCCGCCCCAGCCTCAAACAATGGTGCTCGCCGCACGACTGGCTATCGTGCTCAAGAAGAGCTTTTTACCGATGATGGGCGAGCTTACATCCTTGGTTGCGTGACCGATGATGAAGGTGAACCAACCATCGCCTACAATGAAAAGAAACTTAAGCGCATGATCATCAGCCGCAAAACTGAACGTGAATTGGCCAACAGCGCCGCTGGTTGGTCACGAAACCTCTATTATGGCGCTGCTGGCTCAGCCGTGGCTGGCATCATCTTCACGATTTGGGGTTTGTTGTAA
- a CDS encoding thioesterase family protein — protein MSFQYPLEVRFRDLDGLGHVNNAVYLTYFETLRLHFALELLGVAHLAEVPFILGEISVRFLKPVFFGDQLQGSVDVSRIGHKSFTMIYTIKRGNEIVTQGSTELIWFDYKTQRSVPIPDSFRQQVASYQRP, from the coding sequence ATGTCGTTTCAGTATCCACTAGAAGTCCGTTTTCGTGATTTGGATGGGCTTGGCCATGTCAATAATGCAGTCTATTTGACCTATTTCGAGACCTTGCGTTTACATTTTGCGCTCGAATTATTGGGCGTAGCCCATTTGGCCGAAGTGCCGTTTATTTTGGGCGAAATTTCAGTGCGCTTTCTCAAGCCAGTGTTTTTTGGTGATCAGCTCCAAGGTAGCGTCGATGTCTCGCGGATTGGGCATAAGAGCTTTACCATGATTTACACAATCAAGCGGGGCAACGAAATTGTGACCCAAGGCTCAACCGAATTAATCTGGTTTGATTATAAAACTCAACGATCTGTGCCCATTCCTGATTCATTTCGCCAGCAAGTTGCCAGCTATCAACGCCCCTAA
- a CDS encoding ECF transporter S component encodes MSRATPVASRILVGVTSLIGLVGFFYPFFLSEVQAGDNHAADAPLIMLLLGPLLLGIILADLNSHAMNSRVVAALGMLVAINAVLRLPAGPGDSPTFFFLVILAGFVYGGRFGFLLGSLSLAVSALLVAGIGPWMPFQMLAMGWLGLSTGLLQPLKRWLKLADAGWGEVVLLAAFGWVWGLLFGGLMNLTFWPFSTGESAISWQPGLGLGPTLERYWAFYLLTSLGWDATRALFNVLLIMAFGKPILAVLRRFQLRLNWQTDQSLEHRT; translated from the coding sequence ATGAGCCGAGCCACCCCGGTTGCCAGCCGTATTTTGGTGGGGGTAACCAGCCTGATTGGGCTGGTTGGCTTTTTTTATCCATTTTTTCTGAGCGAAGTGCAGGCTGGCGATAATCATGCTGCCGATGCCCCCTTAATAATGCTGTTGCTTGGGCCATTATTGCTCGGGATTATTCTGGCAGATCTCAATAGTCATGCGATGAATTCGCGGGTGGTGGCGGCCTTGGGAATGTTGGTGGCGATCAATGCAGTGCTGCGCTTGCCTGCTGGCCCAGGTGATAGCCCAACCTTTTTCTTTTTGGTGATCTTGGCGGGCTTTGTGTATGGTGGGCGCTTTGGCTTTTTGCTGGGCAGCTTAAGTTTAGCAGTTTCAGCCTTGTTGGTAGCAGGCATTGGCCCGTGGATGCCGTTTCAGATGTTGGCAATGGGCTGGCTGGGATTAAGCACCGGCTTGTTGCAGCCGCTCAAACGCTGGTTGAAATTGGCCGATGCTGGGTGGGGCGAAGTCGTGCTGCTGGCAGCGTTTGGCTGGGTTTGGGGCTTGCTCTTCGGCGGCTTGATGAACCTGACATTTTGGCCATTTAGCACAGGTGAAAGCGCAATTTCGTGGCAACCAGGTTTGGGGCTTGGCCCAACCTTAGAGCGCTATTGGGCCTTTTATCTGCTAACTTCGTTGGGCTGGGATGCCACACGCGCCTTATTCAATGTTTTGCTGATTATGGCTTTTGGTAAGCCAATTCTGGCAGTCTTGCGGCGATTTCAGCTCCGGCTCAATTGGCAAACTGATCAGAGCCTAGAACATAGAACATAG
- a CDS encoding peptidoglycan DD-metalloendopeptidase family protein, protein MVKRTLRSVLFGVIGVAVLLGFAQSAQAEGKPTLYLPTPPGQTWEVIQGYNCGTHDGWGRLSFDLVNTEGPTTGAPIYAAADGTIFFWTGRSGSLILAHGDGYYTMYSHLSSWIEAPVGTSVKRGQYIGNAGATNPTPTVPHLHFTFFRGDGPYAYNRQPVALAFAEGHDFPDTGKCNQYAGTQLVANGEADSVAPTLEWAGPAERTWVNSGRLDWQLADNQSILGFSQNWDAPAATEKPQFAANTGYLELLAGQHTAYVTAWDAAGNQASFQREIWFDPTAPSLPTTTVTESLKLNGSQASLVLNWQSASDVDSGVKGYQVYFGTDPLGTSEWFVAEQQVDVGLRESGFYYFRIRSEDNAHNFSEWTTLQTVQIN, encoded by the coding sequence ATGGTGAAACGGACACTGCGCTCGGTGTTGTTTGGGGTTATCGGGGTCGCGGTGTTGCTGGGGTTTGCTCAATCGGCACAGGCCGAAGGCAAGCCAACATTGTATCTACCAACGCCACCAGGCCAAACGTGGGAAGTGATTCAAGGCTATAACTGCGGGACACACGACGGTTGGGGCCGACTCTCGTTCGATTTGGTCAATACTGAAGGGCCAACGACTGGCGCACCAATCTATGCCGCAGCTGATGGCACAATCTTTTTCTGGACAGGCCGCTCTGGTTCGCTGATTCTCGCCCACGGTGATGGCTACTACACGATGTATTCACACTTATCGTCGTGGATCGAAGCTCCAGTTGGCACTTCGGTCAAACGTGGTCAATATATCGGCAACGCAGGCGCGACCAATCCCACACCCACAGTTCCCCACTTACACTTTACCTTCTTCCGTGGCGATGGCCCATATGCCTACAATCGCCAACCAGTGGCTTTAGCCTTTGCTGAAGGCCACGATTTTCCGGATACTGGCAAATGTAATCAATATGCTGGTACGCAATTAGTTGCGAATGGCGAAGCCGATAGCGTTGCGCCAACCCTCGAATGGGCTGGTCCAGCCGAACGCACGTGGGTCAACAGTGGGCGGCTCGATTGGCAATTAGCCGATAACCAAAGCATTCTGGGTTTTAGCCAAAATTGGGATGCCCCCGCCGCGACTGAAAAACCGCAATTTGCCGCCAACACAGGCTACCTTGAATTACTCGCAGGGCAACACACGGCCTATGTAACCGCTTGGGATGCTGCTGGCAATCAAGCAAGTTTCCAACGAGAAATTTGGTTTGATCCCACTGCTCCCAGTTTGCCAACCACTACGGTGACCGAAAGCCTCAAACTTAACGGTAGCCAAGCCAGTTTGGTGCTCAATTGGCAATCAGCCAGCGATGTCGATTCAGGGGTTAAGGGCTATCAAGTCTATTTTGGCACTGATCCGCTGGGCACAAGCGAATGGTTTGTGGCTGAGCAACAAGTTGATGTTGGCTTGCGCGAATCAGGCTTCTACTACTTCCGAATTCGCAGCGAAGATAACGCCCATAATTTCAGTGAATGGACGACCCTGCAAACGGTGCAAATTAATTAA
- a CDS encoding RluA family pseudouridine synthase, whose translation MEPTANLTTIQVGEAEAGQRLDRLVSANMPDLSRTYVQQLITDLHIRVNGRGAKSSLPMQIGDQIEIFLPLAKPTDIVAEDLPLDVIYEDADVLLVNKAAGMVVHPAPGHTTGTLVNALLYRYPHLTTSGDLRPGIVHRLDKDTSGLLVIAKHDQARMMLTEQQMARRMHKKYLALVEGHWREPTGTIDAPIGRNPNNRLRMMVMPEGRYAVTHYQVLEVLGPYSLVRATLETGRTHQIRVHFSYRNRPILNDALYGHRKPKETFGIERHFLHAYHLGFRLPSTGEWRSWEVPLPVELEKILTTLRTRYETIVYPDPLIEAVS comes from the coding sequence ATGGAGCCAACGGCCAATTTAACCACAATTCAGGTGGGCGAAGCAGAAGCAGGCCAACGTTTAGATCGGCTTGTTTCTGCCAATATGCCTGATTTATCGCGGACGTATGTTCAACAATTAATTACCGATTTACATATTCGAGTCAATGGGCGCGGCGCAAAATCCAGTTTACCAATGCAAATTGGCGATCAGATTGAAATCTTTCTGCCGCTGGCTAAGCCGACCGATATCGTGGCCGAAGATTTACCGCTTGATGTGATCTACGAAGATGCCGATGTGCTGTTGGTCAACAAGGCAGCAGGTATGGTCGTGCATCCTGCGCCTGGCCATACCACTGGCACATTGGTCAATGCCTTACTCTATCGTTATCCCCATTTGACCACCAGCGGCGATTTACGACCAGGTATTGTGCATCGCTTGGATAAAGACACCTCAGGCTTATTGGTGATTGCCAAGCATGATCAAGCACGAATGATGCTAACTGAGCAACAGATGGCGCGACGGATGCATAAAAAATATCTGGCCTTGGTCGAAGGCCATTGGCGTGAACCAACTGGTACAATCGATGCGCCAATTGGCCGCAACCCCAATAACCGTTTGCGGATGATGGTGATGCCCGAAGGTCGTTATGCAGTGACTCATTATCAGGTGCTTGAGGTGCTTGGCCCTTATTCATTGGTTCGTGCAACCCTCGAAACAGGTCGCACCCATCAAATTCGGGTGCATTTTTCCTATCGCAATCGGCCAATTTTAAATGATGCCTTGTATGGTCATCGCAAGCCCAAAGAAACGTTTGGCATCGAACGCCACTTTTTGCATGCCTATCATTTGGGTTTTCGCCTGCCAAGTACTGGCGAATGGCGCTCGTGGGAAGTCCCGCTACCAGTTGAATTAGAGAAAATTCTGACAACCTTGCGCACCCGCTACGAAACAATTGTGTATCCCGACCCATTGATTGAAGCTGTTTCATGA
- a CDS encoding cobyric acid synthase, whose product MLAPVLMVVGTASSVGKSTLVSALCRIAARRGIRVAPFKAQNMSNNAAVTANGEEIARSIAVQAAAAKLTPSVQMNPILIKPEGQRRSQIIVQGRPWQTLEAIDYWQRKHMLWEIVTSNLDSLRQTYDLVIAEGAGSPVELNLKTHDITNMRVATYAQAQTLLVGDIDVGGIFAAMLGTLMLLEPEERQLIAGLIVNRFRGDPDLFTDGIQILEQRSHKPVLGVVPWLPQLGLPEEDAVALERPDQTTNNAALTIGVIHLPAIANFDDFDPLAQESGVAVRYINQPHELQHCQALILPGTKHTLAARQWLAEQGFDQAIQQFQGPIVGICGGYQLLGQQIDDPNAVEGTGGGMAGLGLLPITTIFQRHKQTRQVQAISNLPWANNYPLTGYEIHMGQTELLADQPAFRIEQAESTHADGCMRADGKVWGCYIHGIFANTEFRQAWLSSLGWQVQPAIQAIDPFERLADHVEQHLEPNLLARLLEIS is encoded by the coding sequence ATGCTCGCCCCTGTTTTGATGGTTGTCGGAACCGCCTCGTCGGTTGGTAAAAGCACCTTGGTTAGTGCACTTTGCCGAATTGCTGCCCGTCGTGGCATTCGCGTTGCCCCCTTCAAAGCCCAAAATATGAGCAATAATGCTGCGGTTACCGCCAACGGCGAAGAAATTGCCCGTAGCATTGCCGTCCAAGCAGCGGCAGCTAAGCTTACGCCTAGTGTGCAGATGAACCCAATTTTGATCAAGCCTGAGGGCCAGCGCCGCAGCCAAATTATTGTGCAAGGCCGACCATGGCAGACGCTTGAGGCAATCGATTATTGGCAACGCAAACACATGCTCTGGGAAATTGTTACCAGTAATCTCGATAGTTTGCGCCAAACATACGATTTGGTGATTGCTGAGGGCGCAGGCAGTCCAGTTGAATTAAATCTCAAAACTCACGATATTACCAATATGCGGGTGGCAACCTATGCTCAAGCCCAAACCTTATTGGTTGGCGATATTGACGTTGGCGGAATTTTTGCGGCAATGCTGGGCACATTGATGCTGCTGGAGCCAGAGGAACGCCAATTAATCGCTGGCTTGATCGTCAATCGCTTTCGTGGCGACCCCGATTTATTTACTGATGGAATTCAAATTCTCGAACAACGCAGCCATAAACCAGTCTTGGGCGTTGTGCCATGGTTGCCGCAGCTGGGCTTGCCTGAGGAAGATGCGGTTGCCTTGGAACGACCTGATCAAACAACCAACAATGCGGCTCTAACGATTGGGGTGATTCATCTGCCTGCAATCGCCAACTTCGACGATTTTGATCCCTTGGCCCAAGAGTCGGGCGTGGCAGTGCGCTACATCAACCAGCCACATGAATTACAGCATTGCCAAGCGCTGATTTTGCCAGGCACAAAGCACACGCTTGCTGCGCGACAGTGGCTCGCCGAACAAGGCTTCGATCAAGCAATTCAACAATTTCAAGGGCCAATTGTCGGAATTTGCGGCGGCTATCAGTTGCTTGGCCAGCAAATTGATGATCCAAATGCAGTTGAAGGCACTGGCGGTGGCATGGCAGGCTTAGGTTTATTACCAATCACCACGATCTTTCAGCGCCACAAGCAAACTCGCCAAGTTCAGGCGATCAGCAATTTACCGTGGGCCAACAACTACCCACTGACTGGCTATGAAATTCATATGGGGCAAACTGAACTGTTGGCTGATCAACCAGCCTTTAGGATTGAACAAGCTGAATCAACCCATGCTGATGGCTGTATGCGGGCTGATGGCAAGGTTTGGGGCTGTTACATTCATGGTATTTTTGCCAATACCGAGTTTCGCCAAGCTTGGCTGAGCAGCCTTGGTTGGCAGGTTCAGCCTGCGATTCAAGCAATCGATCCCTTTGAGCGGCTCGCCGACCATGTTGAGCAACATTTGGAGCCGAATTTATTAGCAAGATTGTTGGAAATTTCGTGA
- a CDS encoding TraR/DksA C4-type zinc finger protein produces the protein MMTLSKAQLGYFKDRLHDIHNHLNEEVQRLEEATNQLNQDAEFGVSNHIADDASDIFEREKNFALIEDRQRLIGEVEAALDRIDHGTYGICLKTGKPIPIERLEVLPYAALSIEAATS, from the coding sequence ATGATGACTTTATCAAAAGCGCAATTAGGCTATTTCAAAGATCGCTTGCACGATATACATAACCATCTGAATGAAGAAGTTCAGCGTTTGGAAGAGGCCACCAACCAGCTTAATCAAGATGCTGAGTTTGGGGTTAGTAATCATATTGCCGATGATGCCTCGGATATTTTTGAGCGTGAAAAGAATTTTGCCTTAATTGAAGATCGCCAACGCTTGATTGGCGAGGTTGAAGCTGCGCTTGATCGCATTGATCATGGCACCTATGGTATTTGCCTTAAAACTGGCAAGCCGATTCCGATTGAACGGCTTGAGGTGTTGCCGTATGCAGCGCTTTCAATTGAGGCCGCCACTAGTTAA
- a CDS encoding M48 family metallopeptidase gives MQQQCPQCQRQLALNPAYLPWCECGWNIKPRSLPETYGMFDKLYTNVSRRLGNQMLRQMQSLNDLKPRWTLSKVIVGLMAGLIHGFTLLFFVLALLLIIDGWPNAFAVVFGVVLLGMVWLLRPTLATFPKDGLILTPKEAPTLFNLLNQMTTQLGAKPIEVVLVDEHFNAWFNRLGWHRTPAIGLGLPLWLSLSNQERVALIAHEIGHSINNDINRSFLIHSAVNALATWIETIYPVELVQPELGLKGFLLLPFNLLLRGVCWLLLGWMKIMVLLAGRESQRAEYLADYKAAELGGSAAAIDLLDRIHLDDSCHLAIQRAVLNPAKPHILQHMAEHVATIPDHERERLRRVARLEGSLLDASHPPTAQRIEFLSTIAPQQVTIQPETNTMTAITNELLGYESQIIQRLRSQWIRNG, from the coding sequence ATGCAACAACAATGCCCCCAATGCCAGCGTCAGCTTGCGCTCAACCCTGCTTATTTGCCATGGTGTGAATGTGGCTGGAATATCAAGCCACGTTCACTGCCTGAAACCTATGGCATGTTCGACAAGCTCTATACCAATGTAAGTCGGCGTTTGGGCAACCAAATGCTACGCCAAATGCAGTCGCTGAATGATCTTAAACCACGTTGGACGCTCAGCAAAGTCATTGTCGGCTTGATGGCTGGGTTGATTCATGGGTTTACCCTGCTTTTCTTCGTTTTAGCCTTGCTCTTGATAATTGATGGCTGGCCGAATGCCTTTGCGGTGGTTTTTGGGGTAGTCTTGTTGGGCATGGTTTGGCTTTTGCGGCCAACGTTGGCTACATTTCCCAAAGATGGATTAATTCTAACGCCCAAAGAAGCCCCAACCTTGTTTAACTTGCTTAACCAAATGACTACTCAGCTTGGGGCAAAACCGATTGAAGTTGTGTTGGTTGATGAACATTTTAATGCTTGGTTCAACCGTTTGGGTTGGCATCGAACGCCAGCGATTGGCCTTGGACTGCCCTTATGGCTCAGCTTGAGTAATCAAGAACGAGTGGCCCTAATTGCCCATGAGATTGGGCATAGCATCAATAATGATATTAATCGCTCGTTCTTAATTCATTCGGCAGTTAACGCATTAGCTACGTGGATTGAAACGATCTATCCAGTCGAGCTGGTACAGCCTGAGCTTGGATTAAAAGGCTTTTTGTTGTTACCGTTTAATCTGTTGCTGCGCGGCGTGTGTTGGTTGTTGCTCGGTTGGATGAAGATCATGGTGCTATTGGCTGGCCGCGAAAGCCAACGAGCTGAGTATTTAGCCGATTATAAGGCAGCTGAATTAGGTGGCAGTGCCGCCGCAATCGATTTGCTGGATCGGATTCACCTTGACGATTCATGTCATTTAGCGATTCAGCGGGCCGTACTTAACCCAGCCAAACCGCATATTTTGCAGCATATGGCCGAGCATGTAGCAACTATCCCAGATCATGAGCGCGAACGCTTGCGGCGAGTAGCTCGTTTAGAAGGCTCGTTACTTGATGCATCACATCCGCCAACCGCTCAGCGAATTGAGTTTCTTAGCACAATTGCTCCCCAACAGGTCACCATTCAGCCTGAAACGAATACCATGACGGCAATTACCAACGAGTTACTTGGCTATGAAAGCCAAATTATCCAACGCTTGCGCAGCCAATGGATTCGCAATGGCTAA
- a CDS encoding 5'-nucleotidase C-terminal domain-containing protein has protein sequence MAKVPNLCHHLVMTKRKLLVLVALCAILSALVPLSSTLTSAAPVAIVDIQLLNVSDWHGQLDPSGTPAAGGASTIATYWNADRAANPNTITLTAGDDFGATPPLSGMFDEVPAVLAQRMMGIQVNTFGNHNFDRGVAHLQQMIELAGSPTSPLTPSSIYNNGIPFHYVAANLINTTGVLTGVAPYKIFEFQGVQVAIIGLVNEEAPSLVKPGNFGPIQITDSVAAAMAAKAQAEAEGADVFVAITHKGITAPNQGPLIDFANGVTGFDLILGDHTDLNFQNTINGALVTENKSKGLQYLKVNLTYDTTTETVTNKSATFVTPTANVPKVAAIEAMLAPYRAQLAQQFDTPIGTTGGFYTRGNNVERVAEVPLGNLVTDAMRVKYGTQIAFTNGGGLRDTLPSSYTPINRNLRRASVGYPTGPGYDLVLGDIYAVLPFGNTVVTRTVTGGQLWQVMEFGLGALPGANGRFPQISGFKVTFDSSKAIGQQIQSITLDDGTQVLSNTTSIYTLATNDFTNAGGDGYTMLNDGKGTTLAVMADVVLEYISQTTPIIPSIQDRLLDVTRIEDIHDRIIPKDGTTGAMNFMISDPRLTTDPNTTTVTLTGTSSNVTLVPNANIVLTGSGINRTVTVTPVAGRTGTVTIQIRVNGQGSASDTFVIVVNDKPTANSVASLTTDEDASVTIDIGVTDSDTRASDITITGLSGDQDLVADADIVETGATNAYTRTFTIAPVLNASGTTNLNFFVQDGVSAYTRTVALTVNAVNDAPELSAFMDETINVNSTLGPILFTVADIDDAAATLTVTAESSNTTLVPNANISIVGTGSERTLSLTPATGQTGTTTITVTVDDGEDTFERTFVVTVVNNKLYLPLVGK, from the coding sequence ATGGCAAAGGTGCCAAACCTCTGTCATCACCTGGTTATGACGAAGCGAAAACTACTTGTCCTTGTTGCCCTCTGCGCCATCTTGAGTGCGCTTGTTCCGCTCAGCTCAACCTTGACCAGTGCCGCGCCGGTTGCTATTGTCGATATTCAATTGTTGAATGTTTCCGACTGGCACGGGCAACTCGACCCAAGTGGGACACCAGCAGCTGGGGGAGCCTCGACGATTGCAACCTATTGGAATGCTGATCGCGCTGCCAATCCCAACACCATTACCTTGACTGCTGGCGATGACTTTGGGGCGACTCCTCCACTTTCGGGGATGTTCGATGAAGTTCCCGCTGTGTTGGCTCAACGCATGATGGGTATTCAGGTGAATACCTTTGGCAACCACAACTTCGACCGTGGCGTTGCGCACTTGCAACAGATGATCGAATTGGCTGGCTCGCCAACGAGCCCATTAACTCCTAGTTCAATCTATAATAATGGGATTCCTTTTCACTATGTAGCCGCTAACTTGATCAACACCACTGGCGTGTTGACTGGCGTAGCTCCTTACAAGATTTTTGAATTCCAAGGCGTGCAAGTTGCGATCATCGGTTTGGTGAACGAAGAAGCTCCAAGCTTGGTCAAGCCAGGCAACTTCGGGCCAATTCAAATTACCGATTCAGTTGCTGCGGCCATGGCAGCCAAAGCCCAAGCCGAAGCTGAAGGCGCTGATGTATTTGTGGCAATCACCCACAAAGGGATCACTGCCCCAAATCAAGGCCCATTGATCGACTTTGCTAACGGCGTGACTGGCTTCGATTTAATCTTAGGCGATCACACTGACTTGAACTTCCAAAATACGATCAACGGGGCATTGGTTACCGAAAACAAAAGCAAAGGCTTGCAGTATCTTAAGGTTAATTTGACCTACGATACCACGACCGAAACCGTAACCAATAAGAGCGCTACCTTTGTTACCCCAACCGCCAACGTACCTAAAGTTGCTGCGATTGAAGCCATGTTAGCGCCCTATCGGGCACAATTAGCACAACAATTTGACACCCCGATTGGTACGACCGGTGGCTTCTACACCCGTGGCAATAACGTCGAACGGGTTGCTGAGGTGCCGTTGGGCAATTTGGTCACCGATGCCATGCGGGTCAAATATGGCACGCAGATTGCCTTTACCAACGGCGGTGGTCTGCGTGATACCTTGCCATCGTCTTACACACCAATCAATCGAAACTTGCGCCGGGCGAGCGTCGGCTACCCAACTGGCCCAGGCTACGATTTGGTCTTAGGTGATATCTATGCGGTCTTGCCATTCGGTAATACGGTTGTGACCCGAACAGTTACCGGGGGCCAATTGTGGCAAGTAATGGAATTTGGCTTGGGCGCGTTGCCTGGGGCCAATGGCCGCTTCCCGCAAATTTCGGGCTTCAAAGTAACCTTCGATTCATCCAAAGCGATCGGTCAACAAATTCAATCGATCACCTTAGATGATGGCACCCAGGTGCTTTCAAATACCACCTCGATCTATACCCTCGCAACCAACGACTTTACCAACGCTGGCGGCGACGGCTATACTATGCTCAACGATGGCAAAGGCACAACCTTAGCGGTTATGGCCGATGTGGTGTTGGAGTATATCAGCCAAACAACACCAATTATCCCAAGCATCCAAGATCGCTTGCTTGATGTGACCCGTATCGAGGATATTCACGATCGGATCATTCCAAAGGATGGCACCACTGGGGCCATGAACTTCATGATTAGCGATCCACGTTTGACGACCGATCCTAATACCACCACCGTAACCTTGACTGGAACTTCATCAAACGTAACCTTGGTTCCTAATGCCAATATTGTTTTGACCGGTAGTGGCATCAATCGAACGGTAACGGTCACGCCAGTGGCTGGCCGTACAGGCACAGTGACCATTCAAATTCGGGTTAATGGTCAAGGCTCAGCCAGCGACACCTTTGTGATAGTGGTTAACGATAAGCCAACCGCCAACAGTGTTGCCAGCCTTACCACCGATGAAGATGCTTCGGTAACAATCGATATTGGCGTAACCGATAGCGACACCAGGGCTAGCGATATTACGATTACTGGCTTATCGGGTGATCAAGATTTGGTTGCCGATGCTGATATTGTGGAAACTGGCGCAACCAATGCCTATACCCGTACCTTTACAATCGCGCCAGTCTTGAATGCTTCGGGCACAACCAACCTGAACTTCTTTGTTCAGGATGGCGTTTCAGCCTATACCCGCACGGTGGCTTTGACCGTCAATGCGGTCAACGATGCGCCTGAGCTTTCGGCCTTTATGGATGAAACGATCAACGTCAATTCAACCCTTGGGCCAATTCTGTTTACCGTGGCCGATATTGATGATGCCGCCGCCACCTTAACCGTTACTGCTGAATCATCAAACACGACCTTGGTACCAAATGCCAATATTTCAATTGTTGGCACTGGCTCAGAACGCACCTTGAGTTTGACTCCAGCTACTGGCCAAACTGGTACAACCACCATCACGGTTACCGTCGATGATGGCGAAGACACCTTCGAACGCACCTTTGTGGTAACTGTGGTCAACAACAAGCTTTATCTGCCATTAGTTGGCAAATAA